The Syntrophobotulus glycolicus DSM 8271 DNA window CACGACCTGCAGACCGTCGCCAACTATTTTGATTGGGTGACACTGATCAACTTGCGGGTGGTCGCCAGCGGACCGGTCGAAGAGGTTTTTCATGAGGAAAACGTGCAAAAAACTTACCGGAGCACCGGTAAGCTGTTAAGGAGCACAGTGTGAAATGAAAGCCTTGATTTTTCTGCTTAACGACTATACCTTTCAGACAGTCGCGCTGGGCTCGGCCCTGTTAGGGCTCATCAGCGGCGTGCTGGGAAGCTTTGCTGTGCTGCGCAGGCAAAGCTTGCTGGGCGACGGAGTTTCCCATTCCGCCTTGCCCGGAGTGGTCCTGGCTTTTATCCTGCTGGGCAGCAAAAACACGGAAATCCTGTTGTTGGGCGCCCTGGCCTCCGGACTCCTGGCCACACTTTTAATCGTCGGCATTGTCCGGTACACGCGGATCAAGTTCGACAGCGCCCTGGCGCTGGTGATGTCCGTATTTTTCGGGCTGGGCCTGGTGCTTCTGAGCTATGTGCAAAAGATCCCCAACGCCAACCAGGCGGGACTCAAGCGTTTTATCTTCGGCCAGGCATCCACGCTGCTGCAGGGTGATATCATCCTGATGGCGGTTTGCGGAACGGTCCTGCTCGCTCTTGTCGTCCTGTTCTGGAAGGAATTCAAGCTCTTTACCTTTGACGGTGACTTTGCCCAAAGCCTCGGCTTTTCGCCGCAAAGGCTGAACCTGCTGCTGTCGTTTATGATCGTCCTGGCCATCATCATCGGGCTGCAAACGGTGGGTGTTATTCTGATGAGCGCCATGCTGATCGCGCCGGCCGTTGCCGCGCGCCAGTGGACCAATAAGCTGTGGAAGATGGTCCTGCTGGCCGCCGTTTTCGGCGCAGTGTCGGGCGTGGCGGGAACCACGGCCAGCTCCCTGGCCCCCAAGCTGCCCACCGGGCCGGCGATTGTGGTGTGTGTCAGCACGATCGTTGTGATCAGCGTTTTATTTGCCCCGGGAAGGGGCGTCCTGCACAGACTGTATCGGCACAGAAAAAACAAACTTTTATTGCGGATGGAAGGAGGCGCGTTCCATGTCCCCACACCTTGAAATACAGCTCATTGCCGTGATCGTGGCAACGGCTTGCGCGCTCCCCGGTGTGTTTCTGGTGCTGCGCGGGATGTCTATGATGTCCGACTCCATTACCCATACCATCCTGCTCGGCATCGTGCTGGCGTTTTTTATGACACATGACCTGTCCTCACCCTTACTGATCATCGGCGCGGCTTTGATGGGCGTCGCCACCGTTTGGCTGACCGAAATGCTGAGCCGCACCCGGCTTTTGGCAGAGGACGCCGCCATTGGCGTCGTGTTCCCGCTGCTGTTTTCCATCGCGATTATTCTGATCACGCGCTACGCAGGCTCTGTACACTTGGATACCGACTCTGTGCTTCTGGGCGAGCTGGCCTTCGCGCCGTTTGACCGGATGATTGTGGGGGGAGTGGATATCGGTGCCAAAGCCCTTTACATGACGGGCGCTCTGCTGCTCATCAACCTGGCGGCGATTAGCCTGTTCTTTAAGGAGCTGAAGGTGGCGACCTTTGATCCGCTGCTGGCGGCCGTTCTGGGCTTTGCCCCGGCCTTGGTGCATTACGGCCTGATGACGCTGGTTTCGCTTACCGCGGTCGGCGCGTTCCAGGCAGTCGGCTCTATCCTGGTGGTGGCGTTCATGATCGGCCCGCCGGTCACGGCATATTTGCTGACCGACGATTTGAAACGGATGCTCATGCTCAGCGGACTGATCGGCGCCGCCAACGGGGTATTCGGTTACCAGGCAGCCGCTTTCCTGGACGTATCCATCGCCGGCTGCATGGCAGTGGTGACCGGAATCGTCTTCCTGCTGGCGTTCGTCTTTGCCCCGCGCCGCGGACTCGCCAGCTCCCTGCTCGGACGCCGCCGCCGGAAAATAGAATTTGCCAAAATGACACTCCTTCTTTACCTCTGCAACCAGGA harbors:
- a CDS encoding metal ABC transporter permease, whose protein sequence is MKALIFLLNDYTFQTVALGSALLGLISGVLGSFAVLRRQSLLGDGVSHSALPGVVLAFILLGSKNTEILLLGALASGLLATLLIVGIVRYTRIKFDSALALVMSVFFGLGLVLLSYVQKIPNANQAGLKRFIFGQASTLLQGDIILMAVCGTVLLALVVLFWKEFKLFTFDGDFAQSLGFSPQRLNLLLSFMIVLAIIIGLQTVGVILMSAMLIAPAVAARQWTNKLWKMVLLAAVFGAVSGVAGTTASSLAPKLPTGPAIVVCVSTIVVISVLFAPGRGVLHRLYRHRKNKLLLRMEGGAFHVPTP
- a CDS encoding metal ABC transporter permease, with protein sequence MSPHLEIQLIAVIVATACALPGVFLVLRGMSMMSDSITHTILLGIVLAFFMTHDLSSPLLIIGAALMGVATVWLTEMLSRTRLLAEDAAIGVVFPLLFSIAIILITRYAGSVHLDTDSVLLGELAFAPFDRMIVGGVDIGAKALYMTGALLLINLAAISLFFKELKVATFDPLLAAVLGFAPALVHYGLMTLVSLTAVGAFQAVGSILVVAFMIGPPVTAYLLTDDLKRMLMLSGLIGAANGVFGYQAAAFLDVSIAGCMAVVTGIVFLLAFVFAPRRGLASSLLGRRRRKIEFAKMTLLLYLCNQEAGAEEMRKERIDAILAQLHWSEGFTRKIMVILQKEDCLDFTGDAVKLTAGGYSACKKSYEAG